In one window of Solanum pennellii chromosome 2, SPENNV200 DNA:
- the LOC107008718 gene encoding squamosa promoter-binding protein 1 isoform X1 yields the protein METNKWEGKRSITEAEKEEDEHGSVEEDSKRKRVLTLSGRKLVGEGSAHPSCQVDQCTADMADAKPYHRRHKVCEFHSKSPIVLISGLQKRFCQQCSRFHLLAEFDDAKRSCRRRLAGHNERRRKITYDSHGENLG from the exons ATGGAAACTAACAAATGGGAAGGGAAGAGAAGCATTACTGAAGCTGAAAAGGAAGAGGATGAACATGGAAGTGTTGAAGAGGATAGCAAAAGAAAAAGGGTATTGACTCTCTCTGGTAGGAAGCTAGTTGGTGAAGGGTCGGCACATCCTTCTTGCCAGGTCGATCAGTGCACTGCAGATATGGCAGATGCCAAGCCATACCATCGCCGCCACAAGGTGTGTGAGTTCCATTCAAAGTCTCCAATAGTACTTATTAGTGGACTCCAGAAGCGATTCTGTCAGCAATGTAGCAG ATTTCATCTGTTAGCAGAGTTTGATGATGCTAAGAGGAGTTGCCGAAGGCGTTTGGCAGGTCACAATGAGCGCCGCCGTAAAATTACATATGACTCTCATGGAGAAAATTTGGGCTGA
- the LOC107008718 gene encoding squamosa promoter-binding protein 1 isoform X2 yields METNKWEGKRSITEAEKEEDEHGSVEEDSKRKRVLTLSGRKLVGEGSAHPSCQVDQCTADMADAKPYHRRHKVCEFHSKSPIVLISGLQKRFCQQCSSCFQIPKYRSISFSNEQGQNRAFNVKFQLFA; encoded by the exons ATGGAAACTAACAAATGGGAAGGGAAGAGAAGCATTACTGAAGCTGAAAAGGAAGAGGATGAACATGGAAGTGTTGAAGAGGATAGCAAAAGAAAAAGGGTATTGACTCTCTCTGGTAGGAAGCTAGTTGGTGAAGGGTCGGCACATCCTTCTTGCCAGGTCGATCAGTGCACTGCAGATATGGCAGATGCCAAGCCATACCATCGCCGCCACAAGGTGTGTGAGTTCCATTCAAAGTCTCCAATAGTACTTATTAGTGGACTCCAGAAGCGATTCTGTCAGCAATGTAGCAG CTGCTTTCAGATTCCCAAGTATAGGAGTATATCATTTTCTAATGAGCAGGGGCAAAACAGAGCTTTTAATGTGAAATTTCAATTGTTCGCATGA
- the LOC107008718 gene encoding squamosa promoter-binding protein 1 isoform X3: METNKWEGKRSITEAEKEEDEHGSVEEDSKRKRVLTLSGRKLVGEGSAHPSCQVDQCTADMADAKPYHRRHKVCEFHSKSPIVLISGLQKRFCQQCSRFPSIGVYHFLMSRGKTELLM; encoded by the exons ATGGAAACTAACAAATGGGAAGGGAAGAGAAGCATTACTGAAGCTGAAAAGGAAGAGGATGAACATGGAAGTGTTGAAGAGGATAGCAAAAGAAAAAGGGTATTGACTCTCTCTGGTAGGAAGCTAGTTGGTGAAGGGTCGGCACATCCTTCTTGCCAGGTCGATCAGTGCACTGCAGATATGGCAGATGCCAAGCCATACCATCGCCGCCACAAGGTGTGTGAGTTCCATTCAAAGTCTCCAATAGTACTTATTAGTGGACTCCAGAAGCGATTCTGTCAGCAATGTAGCAG ATTCCCAAGTATAGGAGTATATCATTTTCTAATGAGCAGGGGCAAAACAGAGCTTTTAATGTGA
- the LOC107008718 gene encoding squamosa promoter-binding protein 1 isoform X4, translated as METNKWEGKRSITEAEKEEDEHGSVEEDSKRKRVLTLSGRKLVGEGSAHPSCQVDQCTADMADAKPYHRRHKVCEFHSKSPIVLISGLQKRFCQQCSRERQILVRERINFCTCKQR; from the exons ATGGAAACTAACAAATGGGAAGGGAAGAGAAGCATTACTGAAGCTGAAAAGGAAGAGGATGAACATGGAAGTGTTGAAGAGGATAGCAAAAGAAAAAGGGTATTGACTCTCTCTGGTAGGAAGCTAGTTGGTGAAGGGTCGGCACATCCTTCTTGCCAGGTCGATCAGTGCACTGCAGATATGGCAGATGCCAAGCCATACCATCGCCGCCACAAGGTGTGTGAGTTCCATTCAAAGTCTCCAATAGTACTTATTAGTGGACTCCAGAAGCGATTCTGTCAGCAATGTAGCAG GGAGAGACAAATACTGGTAAGGGAAAGAATTAACTTTTGCACATGCAAACAGAGATAA
- the LOC107008800 gene encoding dof zinc finger protein DOF1.4, whose amino-acid sequence MVGECEKMVLISSSTTNQIWPQIDEKNNLMMDSNGTNAATSNNMEKPIQDPSQQQQPPPPPHLKCPRCDSSNTKFCYYNNYSLSQPRHFCKACKRYWTRGGTLRNVPVGGGCRKNKRIKRPSVNSSSSTTTTTSSSHDVITTSTPNMVNPSHHHQLHHGVVHNNIDHLSTTNSQNHLNPLFYGLTHERSDLNIPFARLFNSRVSSHAGGVDPEGQVYSITDNIPGLMDRRMGLGFSNSSGGVVNMGHENNNSSSNYGHGGFNPIKQIQDVHVMSTSNCTTSTTSLLSSYPNMFGSSSSTSTMASLIASSLQQQKFMSNINGNNFHNLLTPNNYEELQMSRGENNNTNINNVHEGGGNGITMLKEEKMDLSNHQIHEQIINSSDPSLSWNGAWLDPSNMGSNSVPSLI is encoded by the exons ATGGTGGGAGAATGTGAGAAGATGGTACTCATCTCTTCTTCCACTACTAATCAAATATGGCCACAg ATAGATGAGAAAAATAACTTGATGATGGATTCAAATGGTACTAATGCTGCTACTAGTAATAATATGGAGAAACCAATTCAAGATccatcacaacaacaacaaccaccaccaccaccacatcTTAAATGTCCTCGTTGCGATTCGTCTAATACAAAGTTTTGTTACTACAACAATTATAGTTTGTCTCAGCCAAGACACTTTTGCAAGGCATGTAAAAGGTATTGGACCAGAGGAGGAACATTAAGGAATGTACCAGTTGGAGGTGGATGTAGGAAGAACAAAAGAATCAAGAGACCATCAgttaattcttcttcttctactaccACTACTACTAGTAGTAGTCATGATGTAATTACTACTTCAACTCCAAATATGGTAAACCCTAGCCACCATCATCAACTTCATCATGGAGTAGTCCATAATAATATTGATCACCTATCTACTACAAATTCACAAAATCATCTTAACCCTTTATTTTATGGGTTGACACATGAGAGGTCTGATCTCAACATTCCATTTGCAAGGCTTTTTAATTCTAGGGTTTCGAGTCATGCTGGAGGAGTCGACCCTGAGGGACAAGTGTATTCTATAACCGACAATATCCCGGGATTAATGGATCGTCGTATGGGGCTAGGGTTTTCAAATTCTTCTGGAGGAGTAGTCAATATGGGTCATGagaataataatagtagtagtaattATGGGCATGGTGGGTTCAATCCTATTAAGCAAATCCAAGATGTTCATGTCATGAGCACTAGTAATTGTACAACTTCAACTACTTCACTTCTTTCAAGTTACCCTAATATGTTTGgatcttcatcatcaacatcaactaTGGCTTCTCTTATAGCTTCAAGTCTTCAACAACAAAAGTTCATGTCTAATATCAATGGTAACAATTTTCACAACTTGTTGACTCCTAATAATTATGAGGAATTACAAATGTCAAGGGGGGAAAACAACAATACGAATATTAATAATGTTCATGAAGGTGGTGGAAATGGGATCACAATgttgaaagaagagaaaatggatctatcaaatcatcaaattcatgaacaaattattaattcatcTGATCCTTCACTTTCTTGGAATGGTGCTTGGCTTGATCCTTCAAATATGGGGTCTAATTCAGTCCCTTCTCTCATCTAG